The genomic segment GGATCGTTAACAGCTTTTTCAAAAGGGTTATGTGATGTGAAGGATATAGAAAAAAGAATAGATGAAATAAAAATTAAAAATATAGAATAAATTTGGAGGTTAAGATGAAAATATTAGTAGTTACGGGATGCCCTACGGGAATTGCCCATACATTTATTGCAGAGCAAAAATTTAAAAAAGTTGCTGAAGAACTAGAACTTGATGTAAAAGTTGAAACACATGGTCAAGTTGGAGTTCAAAATAGATTTACAGAAGAAGAAATTAATTCAGCACAAGGAATTATAGTTGCAGCAGATAAAGATGTTGAAGTTGGAAGATTTGTAGGTAAGCAAGTAATAGAAGTTTCTGTTTCAAAGGGAATAAAAAACGCTAAAGAACTTTTATTAGCAATTTCTGAAAATAAAGGGGAAATATTAGGAGGAGAGAAAAAAGAAACTGTAGAATTTAAGAATGAAACAGGAATTGGAAGAACGATTTATAAACACCTTATGAATGGGATTTCTCATATGTTACCATTTGTAGTTGGAGGAGGAGTGTTAATAGCTGTATCTTTCTTATTTGGAATTTTTTCTTTTGATCCAGCCAGTGATCAATATAATCCTTTTGCAGCTCTTCTTAAAAATACAGGAGGTTTAGCATTTCAAATGATGATACCTATATTATCAGGGTATATCGCAGCCTCTATTTCGGAAAGACCTGGATTGGTAGTTGGTATAGTTGGAGGATTATACGCTAATCAAAGTGGAGCAGGATTTTTGGGAGGAATAATTGCAGGATTTTTAGCTGGATATATAATAGTATTACTTAAAAAAGTATTTTCAGTTTTACCTAAATCTCTTGAAGGGACTAAGCCTATATTTCTTTACCCAGTTTTTGGTATTTTCTTAATAGGTGTGATAATGAATTTTACTATAGCGCCTATTACATATATTAATAATGTTATGATGGATTTTATTGCTTCTTTTCAAAATTCAAATCCAATAATTTTAGGAATAATAGTTGGATCTATGTGTGCATTTGATATGGGAGGTCCAGTGAATAAA from the Streptobacillus canis genome contains:
- a CDS encoding PTS fructose transporter subunit IIC produces the protein MKILVVTGCPTGIAHTFIAEQKFKKVAEELELDVKVETHGQVGVQNRFTEEEINSAQGIIVAADKDVEVGRFVGKQVIEVSVSKGIKNAKELLLAISENKGEILGGEKKETVEFKNETGIGRTIYKHLMNGISHMLPFVVGGGVLIAVSFLFGIFSFDPASDQYNPFAALLKNTGGLAFQMMIPILSGYIAASISERPGLVVGIVGGLYANQSGAGFLGGIIAGFLAGYIIVLLKKVFSVLPKSLEGTKPIFLYPVFGIFLIGVIMNFTIAPITYINNVMMDFIASFQNSNPIILGIIVGSMCAFDMGGPVNKAAYVTGTLLLGQGNYYFMAGVSAACITPPLITTVAALLYKNKFTKDQQNAAYVNFVLGSAHITEGAIPFAAENPLVVLPILMLGSSISAILSYIFKVQVPAPHGGFLVLPLVTNAFLWVVAIAIGSIIGGVIYGKFKK